CGATACGGCGGCTCTGTCTGTTTTGGACAGAGCGCTTCATACACATGATTGCCTCGCGTGCCGTCGTTCGTCATCAGCATGAACTTTTTCGGCAGTCGATAGGCATAATACTCGAGCGGATGCTGCTTACGAACCTGTGTCGCTGGTCCTCCCGTTGCCTTGTCGGCTAAAAAGGTGCCATACAATCGCATGCCACAAGGAACATTGGCATGATTGGCAGCAAGATTGCCTACAACAGAAAGGCTCCCGTGCCCATACACAAAATCATAGGATTTCAATTTCAGTTGCTGACGAACAGCCTGGTACATTCGCCATGGGGACAGGAGCTTTTGCGTTCCATTCGCCTGCCATTTCACACAGATGACGTCTTCCTTCACAAGCCACGGGACCGAGATGACGAGCGGTTGTTCAGGGGTCGGAGTGCCTACTAGAAGCGTCACCTGATGGCCTTCGTCACGCAACCGTTTCAGCGGGCGTAAAAACGCTGGCATGCCCCGGGGCTCTGTTTTGCCTTCGAGAATTAAATCCTTTAAGCCACTCCACATCGGGGTCACATACAAGATGTTCATCCGCTTCTTTGCCTCCTTTTCGTATCAATAATGGGCTCGTAAATGTCTACTAGTTGAGACACGACGGCTCTTTCGCTAAACCTTGCAATACAGCCTTCACGTATACGCTGAGGTGAATAGGTGTCGATCGTTGAAGCGAGCTTACGAAGGGCGTTGCTCAGTGCAGCGACATCACCAACGGGCACTTGCAGGCCATTGTCTTTTGTGACAAATGCGTCTGGCCCTCCACACGCTGTGGCAATGACTGGTTTTCCGCACGCCATTGCTTCAATGTACACGACTCCAAAGGTTTCGTAGTGGCTAGCAAGCACAAACGCATCACACGCCTGCATCGACCGGATAACGTCACTGCGAGAAAGCATCCCTAAAAACGTGACTTGCTCATCAATTTGCAGTGATTGGGCCAGTTTGATAAGAGATGCCTTTTCAGGTCCATCGCCGCCAATGACAAGTCTGGCAGCGCTGTTCTTGTGGGCCGAAGCAAACGCCGTCAAGAGCTCATGCATGCCCTTGCCTTTTGTAAGAAGGGCGCAGCTAAAAAACTGGAACGGTTCGTTTTGCTGTTGCCTCGATTGGGTGATGTTAAATTGTTCCGTGTCGACGATGTTCGGCACCACGACTGGCGAACGCCCAGTCGTTTCTTTAATCGTGGCAGCTAGTCCACCACCCACTGCCAACACTGCGTTCGCCTGCTCGACAATCGCCGGGAGCACGTTCGCCTGTTCAGAGGTGAGTCGCTGCTGCCCAACGGAAGAGGCGTGCTCGGTTAACACAAAGGGAAGTTGATGAATGTTGGCGAGCATTCCTGCTGCCCAGCCACCCCAAAAGCTAGCATGGGCATGTATCAGATCTGGGACCCCTTCTTCCGCTTCAATTTGATCGTACAGGCGTTCAAGCTCTCTACGGTAAAGCTCACGAGGAGGCTGCTGCTTCCAGAGACGCCATCTGTAAGCAATGCTACGATACGTGGTCACCCCATCCTGATCTGTTTTCGTTCTCCCCACTTGTCCGGCCGTCCGCCATTCTTTAAGACTGCGAATTTCAGGGTAAGCGACGGTCACCTTAATGCCGTGCTTGGCAAGCGCCTGCGCCTGGGCTTGAAAGAAACTGCCGCCAATCGGCTGGCGTTCAGTCGGATACCAAGAAGGGACAATTAACACATGCATACCGTTGCACTCCTTTCTATCATCAAACGGCCGTTCGCCGGCGCCTCGCTACGAAGTGCCACAAGGCTTCGATGTCCTTTGGTTGAACACATAGAAAGGTCAGCCATGGCATATGCGTCATGCGGCGGAAAATAAGGCATTTGATGAGCCAATTGATGCCATACGTCACCGATGTTGCCAGCGCTGCGCCTTTAATGCCAAGCCAAGGGATAAAGGCGATATTCAAGAGAATGTTGCACACGACCATGGCGATGGACACATACAGGTTGTATTCCGGTTTGCCTCGTCCTGCAACGTCATTGGAGAAAATTTTAGCAACTGCACCGAGGACGATGCCGGGCAACAACCATTTCAGCACAACAGCAGCTTGTGCGTATTCAGCGCCGAGGACGAGGTGCACAGCAGGCTCACTAATAACCCAAAGCACAACACCCATCGCGAGCGACAGCCCACATGTCATTCGGGCGACGGTAGACGTGAGACGATTTTTTTCAGACTCCGACTTGCTCGAGGCAATTTCCGGATAGAGCACCGTTGTGATCGCCTGCGAGACCATCCAAAGCTTTTCTGCAAACGATACGGTAACAAAATAGATACCAACAGCCGCCGGGGATAAATAAAACGACACAAGCAAGAGATCGACGCGGTAGTTTAAGAACGCCATCACATTGCTCATATACGCCTTACTGCCAAACGCAATTGACGATTTCATATAGCCTGGACGCCATGTCGCCTTTTTCCATGTCAGCTGGAGGCGTGAACGAAGCAGCCAGGCAACCACACCTAAAGTCACGATTTGAGCGACGGCATAGGCAATAAGGGCACCGGGGAGTCCGAGATGAAAGACAGACAGTGCCAGCCAAACGCTTGCTAGTAAGCTCAGATGTGTCGTTAGCACGATGATATTAAAGGAGGCAAAATCCTTTACCGCTTGAAACAATGCCTGAAAGAAACGAGAGGCAAACAAGACCGGCAGCAAAAAAAGCATCCCAATAAGCAGTGTGTTGTCAAGCGCGCCAAAAAAAGCATCGCCAAACAAAACGATGAGGACGCCGACAACAATGGCAAGCGTGCTGAGCATCGCCGCTGTGATCGTATTCGTTTTCCACGCGTCAGCCACATTAATCTGTTTCTGCCCGATGTAATAAACCGACGATTGCCCAACGCCAAGATTCATAAACGTCATCAGTAGCGTTGGCAATAAAATCGCTAATGCATAAGCCCCTTGACCGGACGGCCCTAGCTCACGCGCAATCAGCACCGTCGTCAGCAACCCTGCGCCAATACCCGCCATTTGTCGTAACAACGTCATAAAGGCATTTTTCATAAAGGTCTTCACAGCTGTGACGCCACCTTTTCGTCTGCCAGAATGCGAGTCAAGGTGTCCTCGAGTTGCTGGCGCTCATACTTCAGCTGTACTCTTGCTTCATGAAAGGTTTTCGTTCCCTCTTTGGCAATGGCTAGAATGTGATCCGCCATCGCTTCGATTTGATCCGGGGTTAAAGGCTGACTGAGCTTCTTCATCGACAAGTAGTCGGCTGGCTTGTTAATACGTTCAATAAAATAATTGACCTTCGGCTGATAATTCGCTGCAACCACATTCGTCCCCGCACAAAGTGAGAGAATCAGGGAATGCAAACGCGTACCAAGCACAAGGTCAAATTCGGATGTCGTGTCAAGCAATGCTTCAACGCTCATATGCGTCGAGTTTACCGCCACAGCGTCTTTTGTTTTCATGGTCGCCTGCACCTGCCTAGCGACCTGTTCATCCGCAGGATAATTGGTCGCAAAAAACGTCACCTTCGCTTGAGAGTGTTTCACAAGCACTGCGTCGAGCACGGCGCCCATGTTTGTCGTGTAGGCCTTGTAGATCTCTGGCGAATGAGTCGGCCAATAGAAATCAGCATAGTAGGGCACAACCGTGACGCCGATATGAAGGTTTTCAGACTTTCGCACCAGTGGCTCATGCTCGCGAAACAGTCCTAGCGCGAGATCCGCATGCACGACAGGGGCAACGCCTGTGACCTTCTCAATCACATCGGCACTGCCCTGATCTCGTACAGACACAAAGCAGGTGCTAACGATTTTTTTCATCGTATGCTTGGCAGCCGCTGATTTTAACGGTCCCGCTCCAACACCTAAAAACACGACTGGCACACCGGCATTTTTCGCTTCTGCCAATACTTCCTGTAAAAAAAACACCCATGTCGGGTAAATGTCCATCAATACATTGCCACCGCCAAAAATGAGCACATCAAGTCCGTTGAACAACTTCGGTGAAATGCGCTTCATTTTCTTGGCGCGGCGTCTCGCTTCATCTGCGTAGGCCGCCACCGTTGGCGATGCTTTTTTTACGGCAAGAAAGGTCTGCTTGATTAGCGAACGTGGCTGCTGACCACCACTAGAGACCGAGGCAGCCTTAGGTCGCGCGGCGCTCCAATTGACAAAGGAGATGCCTTCCCCTGCTTTGCCAAGTGCGGTTCTCGTCACATTGTCGTTGCCTGTAAACACCGTGATGTCTATTGCGGTTCGATGCTCATCAAGCATTGAAAGCAAACCTTTTAAAATCGCTTCGTCTCCAATGCTTCCTCCGCCATAGGAGCCTATGATGCCAACCTGCTTCATAGCTTGGAGTATTCGCCTTTTGTTTCTAGCTGTCCAAAGCAGTTGCGCGTATCAAAAATGACTTTCGCATGTTCGGCAATCAAGCTGTAATCGACATTCGTATGGTCAGTTGTCACGAGCACAAGATCAGCCGCTTCAACCTCTTGCTTTGTAAGGGGAACCGTACGAACAGTCTTTTTCGATAACGGGAATTCTGAAACGAACGGATCGTGCACGCGCCAGTTCGCACCATTTTCCTCGAACGATTGGAGGATTGGCAATGTTGGCGATTCACGGTAATCAGAAATGTCCTTTTTGTAAGCGACGCCGAGAACGAGAATACGAGCATTACGTAAGGAACGACCTTCATTGTTCAACACCTGTGAACAACGATTGACAACGAAATCTGGCATTGAATTGTTGATTTCACCCGCTGTTTCAATCAAGCGTGTGTGGTAATTGAACTCACGCGCCTTCCATGTGAGGTAAAAAGGATCGATTGGGATGCAGTGCCCGCCAAGGCCTGGTCCAGGATAAAAGGCTGAAAACCCATACGGCTTTGTCGATGCCGCCTGAATGACCTCCCACACATCAATGTCCATTTTGTTGCAGAGAATCGCCATTTCATTGGCAAGGGCGATGTTTAAATGACGATACGTGTTTTCAAGAATTTTCTCCATTTCAGCAATGGCTGGTGACGATACTTCGTGCACTTCTCCATCAAGCACAGAGCGGTACATGACAGCCGCTACTTCCGTGCAAGCCTTTGTCATGCCGCCAACAACCTTTGGTGTGTTTTTCGTATTAAAATGCTTGTTGCCTGGGTCGACACGCTCTGGCGAATAGGCAATAAAGAAATCTTCACCACAGCGTAAGCCGGACATTTCGAGCATTGGCTTGACGACTTCCTCCGTTGTGCCTGGATACGTTGTGCTTTCAAGTACAACGAGCATATCCTTGTGCAAGTATCGGGAAATTTCCATCGCTGAGCTCTCGACATAGCTTGTGTCGGGCTGCTTGTAAATATCTAATGGGGTTGGTACGCAAATGGCGACGGCGTCGACTTCCTTGATTTTTGAGTAATCCGTCGTCGCCTGCAAACGACCAGCGTCAATCATATGGGACAACTCTTCATCGATGACATCGCCTATGTAGTTAATGCTATTGTTGACCATGTGCACGCGGTTCGGTTGAACATCAAAACCAATGACGGAATACCCCGCCTTCGCTTTTTCAACGGCCAGAGGCAAGCCTACATAACCGAGCCCCACCACTCCGATAACGGCGGTTTTGTTTTCAAGTTTTTGAATCAGCTGCTCTTTGCTCGCATTGCCTTTTACTGTATTAGCTTGTGCTGGCATAACGCTGCACACTCCTTTGTAATGTAATCGGTTGCTGTGTCGCATCTGAACGATAGAAAGCATCCACGAGCTCAAGAGCGGCGCGACCGTCTTCACCAGCTACGGCTGGTGCCCGTCCACCTTTCACCGCTTGGACAAAATCTTCAATGATGGCGTGGTGTCCGGGCTGTCCGACGGGATCGGTCTTGATTTTATCCAGTAGCAACTGTGTCTCCATTTCGTTCATGCCTTCAATATCAATATGTTCGATCCAATTGGCTGTCACACCACCGAGCTTGACGGTGCCTCTTTCGCCAAAAATGCATAACGTTTCCTCAAGATTTTTCGGATAAACAGTGGTCGCTGCCTCAACGATGCCTAGCGCACCATCGGCGAAACGCAGTACGCCAGTGGACACATCCTCTGCCTCCATCCGCCGAAAGCGTGTCGCCTGCATACTAAACACGCTGTCCACTGGGCCGATTAACCAAAGCAATAAATCGAGGTGGTGGATCGCCTGATTCATGAGAACGCCGCCATCCAATGCTTTTGTTCCGCGCCAGGATGATTGATCATAGTAGGCTTGATTCCGATTCCAACGAACAGCTGCGTTCACGTGGCTAATACGCCCGAACGCACCACTGTCCAACAACCGCTTTACTTCCATCACAGCCGGACGAAAGCGGTTAGGGTGGACAACGGCAAGCTTTACGCGATGCTTCGTGCACTCACGAAGCATCCGATCCGCATCCTCAAGCGTAATGGACATCGGTTTTTCCACGATGACATGCTTGCGATGCTGCGCCGCCGCACAAGCGATGGTGGCATGAAACCCACTAGGAACAGCGATAATAACGCCTTCCACCTGGCGATCATTCAAAATGGCGTCCAGTGACGCATAGGCTTTTGTGTCGTACTGCTCAGCAAACGTTCGCGCCGTCTCAGATGATGTGTCATATACACCTGCTAGCGTGGAAGACTCACTAGTTACGATGGCATCAGCGTGCTTTTTCGCGATATGGCCGCAGCCAATTAGGGCAAATTTCACTCTCGCAACCTCCTTTGGCTTTGTCTGTGTCTCGCAACAAAAAGGCGCAGTCGGGCGATAAATTGTTTATCGCTCGGCGCCAGTGGGATCTAAATATCTTAGTTTGGGCTCGCTTTCCGGTGATTTCGGCTCGCTTTCCCTCCGTTTGGGCTCGCTTTCCCGCTTTTTGGGCTCGCTTCCTCTTCATTTGGGCTCGCTTTTCACGGAATGGCTCGCTTCCTCCGCATTTCGGCTCGCTTTCCCTCCATTTCGGCTCGCTTTCCTGCATTTTAGGCTCGCTTCCTCCGCATTTCGGCTCGCTTTCTTCCTCAACGTGCTCAATCTTCATTCCAGTGGGTGCACACACTCCGGTAAAACCCTTTTTTTTCTGTATTCTATCTCTATTTATGACCAGGAACTCACAAGCTGAGCGGCTGGTTCTGGTACCTTGGTTTGACGGTTCGCTAAGTGTAGGACGGCCTTCCGAATGTCCTGTCCAGACATACTAGAAAAGGTCGCAAGCAAATGTTCAATTTCACCAATATACAGCGTCGCCGTTTTACCGACATAAATTTTCGGATGTACTTTTCGCTGACCGGCCTCATCTGCGCCTAGCAGCTCTTCAAATAATTTTTCTCCAGGACGCATCCCCGTAAAGGTGACTGGAATATCATCAGCAGAATACCCGGATAGATGAATAAGATTGTGGGCAAGATCGACAATACGAACGGGCTCACCCATATCAAGCACGAAAATTTCACCGCCGTGAGCAAGCGCACCTGCCTGAATGACGAGACGTGAAGCTTCAGGAATCGTCATAAAATACCTGCGCATGTCGGGATGCGTTACGGTGACGGGACCGCCTGATTTAATTT
The nucleotide sequence above comes from Aureibacillus halotolerans. Encoded proteins:
- a CDS encoding polysaccharide pyruvyl transferase family protein, coding for MKQVGIIGSYGGGSIGDEAILKGLLSMLDEHRTAIDITVFTGNDNVTRTALGKAGEGISFVNWSAARPKAASVSSGGQQPRSLIKQTFLAVKKASPTVAAYADEARRRAKKMKRISPKLFNGLDVLIFGGGNVLMDIYPTWVFFLQEVLAEAKNAGVPVVFLGVGAGPLKSAAAKHTMKKIVSTCFVSVRDQGSADVIEKVTGVAPVVHADLALGLFREHEPLVRKSENLHIGVTVVPYYADFYWPTHSPEIYKAYTTNMGAVLDAVLVKHSQAKVTFFATNYPADEQVARQVQATMKTKDAVAVNSTHMSVEALLDTTSEFDLVLGTRLHSLILSLCAGTNVVAANYQPKVNYFIERINKPADYLSMKKLSQPLTPDQIEAMADHILAIAKEGTKTFHEARVQLKYERQQLEDTLTRILADEKVASQL
- a CDS encoding glycosyltransferase; amino-acid sequence: MHVLIVPSWYPTERQPIGGSFFQAQAQALAKHGIKVTVAYPEIRSLKEWRTAGQVGRTKTDQDGVTTYRSIAYRWRLWKQQPPRELYRRELERLYDQIEAEEGVPDLIHAHASFWGGWAAGMLANIHQLPFVLTEHASSVGQQRLTSEQANVLPAIVEQANAVLAVGGGLAATIKETTGRSPVVVPNIVDTEQFNITQSRQQQNEPFQFFSCALLTKGKGMHELLTAFASAHKNSAARLVIGGDGPEKASLIKLAQSLQIDEQVTFLGMLSRSDVIRSMQACDAFVLASHYETFGVVYIEAMACGKPVIATACGGPDAFVTKDNGLQVPVGDVAALSNALRKLASTIDTYSPQRIREGCIARFSERAVVSQLVDIYEPIIDTKRRQRSG
- a CDS encoding flippase → MKTFMKNAFMTLLRQMAGIGAGLLTTVLIARELGPSGQGAYALAILLPTLLMTFMNLGVGQSSVYYIGQKQINVADAWKTNTITAAMLSTLAIVVGVLIVLFGDAFFGALDNTLLIGMLFLLPVLFASRFFQALFQAVKDFASFNIIVLTTHLSLLASVWLALSVFHLGLPGALIAYAVAQIVTLGVVAWLLRSRLQLTWKKATWRPGYMKSSIAFGSKAYMSNVMAFLNYRVDLLLVSFYLSPAAVGIYFVTVSFAEKLWMVSQAITTVLYPEIASSKSESEKNRLTSTVARMTCGLSLAMGVVLWVISEPAVHLVLGAEYAQAAVVLKWLLPGIVLGAVAKIFSNDVAGRGKPEYNLYVSIAMVVCNILLNIAFIPWLGIKGAALATSVTYGINWLIKCLIFRRMTHMPWLTFLCVQPKDIEALWHFVARRRRTAV
- a CDS encoding Gfo/Idh/MocA family protein, which codes for MKFALIGCGHIAKKHADAIVTSESSTLAGVYDTSSETARTFAEQYDTKAYASLDAILNDRQVEGVIIAVPSGFHATIACAAAQHRKHVIVEKPMSITLEDADRMLRECTKHRVKLAVVHPNRFRPAVMEVKRLLDSGAFGRISHVNAAVRWNRNQAYYDQSSWRGTKALDGGVLMNQAIHHLDLLLWLIGPVDSVFSMQATRFRRMEAEDVSTGVLRFADGALGIVEAATTVYPKNLEETLCIFGERGTVKLGGVTANWIEHIDIEGMNEMETQLLLDKIKTDPVGQPGHHAIIEDFVQAVKGGRAPAVAGEDGRAALELVDAFYRSDATQQPITLQRSVQRYASTS
- a CDS encoding nucleotide sugar dehydrogenase, with the protein product MPAQANTVKGNASKEQLIQKLENKTAVIGVVGLGYVGLPLAVEKAKAGYSVIGFDVQPNRVHMVNNSINYIGDVIDEELSHMIDAGRLQATTDYSKIKEVDAVAICVPTPLDIYKQPDTSYVESSAMEISRYLHKDMLVVLESTTYPGTTEEVVKPMLEMSGLRCGEDFFIAYSPERVDPGNKHFNTKNTPKVVGGMTKACTEVAAVMYRSVLDGEVHEVSSPAIAEMEKILENTYRHLNIALANEMAILCNKMDIDVWEVIQAASTKPYGFSAFYPGPGLGGHCIPIDPFYLTWKAREFNYHTRLIETAGEINNSMPDFVVNRCSQVLNNEGRSLRNARILVLGVAYKKDISDYRESPTLPILQSFEENGANWRVHDPFVSEFPLSKKTVRTVPLTKQEVEAADLVLVTTDHTNVDYSLIAEHAKVIFDTRNCFGQLETKGEYSKL